Part of the Diabrotica virgifera virgifera chromosome 6, PGI_DIABVI_V3a genome, tcagatatacataattatacatcacggtgacaactgaaatataaaaatagatgttttattattttacgcccaaggaagacaaatccaaagacacaaaattataataaaaaaccttttaaaccacctttttcaaattgcgcaagttgtattattaatacaactaaataagtaaataaatgaaatataaatattttgacgttttacaatttgacaattcacttttaactgcagtgccttaaaatttttaaagcactagtgccttaaagtagcatttttaacgctcctatggagtcctaaaaatgacatttttaacatgtttgtagaaaaatatatttaaaaacactaatatattctttccacaccttttggactgatacatacataaattaaaacattttgaagtataacttcaaaaattttaaaaactatttaaaaaggcagtataactattaactaacctttgttgtttctcttcccacaaattttaaaacgcaacaaccatacataaccaaaccgacaaccgtccaaaccacagctgcgctacagctgccatattggataatttttgacatgtcatttgaacatccaatcagaacaaagttataatgcgcatgcgccgggatcgtaggttttaacatataataattcaccctcatatcgcgcgtaaagaagtataacttcaaaaattctaaaaatttttgaaaaattttctttttccaaaataacttaaaaagtattagcgataagaaaaatcttaaagagtaaaaaaatgtaggttttgctagtataaatatgctagttttattttgtttttctgtgagacaaaaattggttaagatatggctgttaaaaatttgcatacactcgtggatagtgacccgttcaagctttttcaactataaccctttcaaaaataagcactttaaaccggcgagactgacagatcatataaaagatagataagtaagtaaattgtttataaagaggtagcgattaatttcatttggggagttaaacacggggagattttcatgatttttttaccaaaaaaaaaagagggcaaactttattttgagcgtaactcagaAATTGTTCTAGAGGCCTCAGGATACTTAGATTGATTTTCAATTgctagtttttttttgaaaaatggctttggcagagccaattagccagacttgtttctgattgattCAATTGCTAGTTGTCTAACACAACGAATAGCTAGAAAGGCGGCAGGAGCGGCACCGTAAGTTAGCgtgtttaatttataaattataggAACCTTACTATTACTAGGTTGCCAAATTATGCACTGTAAGTCACGCTCAGACTCGGCAACTTCCACCTGCCTGTACATTTTTTCCATGTCCGCACAAACAACAAACTTGTGCTGGCGAATTCTAATTAAAATTGACAACATGTCACTTTGAATATTTGGTCCAGACAATAATATGTCATTGAGACTAGTACCTGAGGATGTAGGAGCAGAAGCGTCGAATACGACCCTCAGTTTTGTAGTTAAACTTTCTTCTTTAACTACCCCATGATGTGGCAATATATACCTAGGGTTTTTATTTATATCTAATCTGGACATTATGCCCTAATTTTTCGTACTTTTCCATAAAGGCGTTGTACTTATTTGAGAATGTTGCATTTTGACTAAATTTTACTTGCAGTCTTTTAAACCTTTTCAAGGCATTATTATAAGAGGCACCCAACTTATCTAGTGAATCGTGGAAAGGTAAGGAGACGACAAAACGACCATCTGGCTTTCTGAGTGTAGTCTTAATAAAATGTGTTTCACAAAATTCATCTTCCTCGGATAAATTACAAGAAGCTTGAACATTTTCCAATTCCCAAAATTTACTTACAGTTTCATTCAAATCACACACACTTGAGTGACCTACATAGCTATTATTGAATGAATTATTTACGACAGGCATTGGACCTGATATAATCCAGCCTAAACAAGTGTTTTGCAAAATACGTAAATTTTTACCTAACCTAATTTGGCCTACTTTcaacaatttataaaaatgttCGGCACCGATCAACATGTCAATTTTTGCGGTATATGAAATTCGGGATCACCGAGAACCACATTTTTCGGAATGTTTAATTCGGAGATATTAACAATTGATGCTGGCATATGGGCACAAATATTGTCTATTAAAAAACAGGAAAGCTGATCAGAATACTGATTCTTAAGGGCCTTATATCGAATGGTAGCCTTATGACGCAAATTTGTGGGAGTTTTCCCAATTCCGGTaacagaaaattttattttttcgctACTTAAATTTAGCGTATTGAAAAACTCGTAAGTTATGAATTTACTCTGACTTCCAGAGTCCAGCAATAGACGACAACGATGTCTCTGATTATCTTTATCAAATACTTCAACCACAATGGTTGATAACAAAACTTATGAGTTCAAACGAACCGTTAATGTAGCAGATGAAGCAGAAGCTTCAGGCTGGGAAGTACCTTGACTAATATCTGACCGTGTCTGGTCATTCATTGAACTTGAATAATTATCATTATTGGTGTTTTCTTTGAGATGCAACAAAACGTTATGCTTTAATCTACAAATTTTGCATCCATTACCTTTACAAAACTTTGAATTGTGACCAGACTTTAAACAATTTGTGCAAAGCTTTGCACTCCGTACACAATTTAGTCTTTCAAAGGGACGTAATTTTAGGAAATCATTACATTTAAAAATACTATGGTCATTTTTACAAATGGGACAGCTCTCAGACTCCGAATTAACAAATGATTTGTTTCTATTATTAGAAAATTTCGACATTAAATATTTAAGCTCACCACAAACGTTAAAATACCTTGCTTCGAAAGCTGACGAATCTTCGTCATCTTCCGgttctatatttttaatttgaaattgcAAGTCTTCAAATTCCTCCAacaaattagtcaatttatcatATCTAGTCTCTAGCTTCAAATAATTACTTTTGTCCAATAAAAAAGTTGTATCAGACTTGCTGTAGGCTACAAATTTTTCAGTGTTGGTCAAGGAAGCCTTAACGCGCCTCCTTGAATACACCAAAGACTTAATGTCAgtcattttattgctatttaatgaaaaaatctaaaaataacgCAATATTGTATTGTCACAATGATAAATATTGTTTCAAGCAGTTTTATAATGAATACACTATACACTTGAGCcgtgtattaaaaaatattcaaaattatattcaaaaaagTGAATTTAAGAGgcaatattaaatattaattaaggAAAAGATAGTAGTTACCAGGATTGCACTATTCTTGTTGATAATTTAACTCGTGGCACCAGAAGGACGGTTGCAGATAACAGCataaagaccgcgtcccaccatcaaataatttgatcaaatagtttgagcaaactccggaagtacgtcaaagtgacgtcacaattggagtttttttgaaattctaaaaatctgtgctctcactatcagtctagtttgatcaaatttattgtattgagttgtctaacttgtttgtactttatttaaaattaaaatttttcattattatccacaatgaacactcaggatgtcacgtcactaactgtcactttcagtttgctcaaaccagtttgatcaaattatttgagggtgagacgcggccttaacaGTCTTCCATACACAAATTGTTCAAAAACTATACTGCGGTTTTAAAATAACGGCGTATGTCTATTTTGATTCACACACGGGAAAAAATTCCGTTAAAAATGTTTGATTTGGCACTACGGTATCTTTACAGCGCGCCGAAGAAACTGTTTTTTCTATCACTCGCGGGAAACACACCGGCAAAGTCTAATTTGTTTGTAAAAACCGATTCGTCTCGCAAGGACCAATAGAAAATCTGGATAGAAAGCGGATTTGTATCTTCGCGTTTATCCTGTGTAAGCTAGCATCAGGTGATGAAAAACTTAACACTCGTtataatgatttattaaaataaatattaaaaacgaACAACTTCAAAATGAACTAATTATTTTAAGGGCAGTCCGGTTAAACAAACAAATATAATTACAATTAGATATTATACGACGTTACAAATAGCCGGTATAGCTTCGCGTAGTGTTTTTCTGTCTCTTGTGTGATGTGAATGTTACGAATGCGAAAAAACAAATCCAATGTCTGGTATGATCTCATTTTCCTATGGTCTGACTTTTGACCCTGAATTCGAGCCTCGCCATGCACTTGCTGGCTGGATCATACGATCACGAAAGTTGTTAATCCCGGAATGCGCTGAGTGGATAAAAGCAGCGGCGTAGTTAACACTGTTGCACAATAAAAAACGAagcaaaataaatctaaaaagaAATTGTTCCCAAAATAcataacattaataaattaaacaaattattttttgcttgcaaaaaaacttgtaataatatttatttatgtaccaagtcagtaaagttactctttatcgaacgagtctgaaacataaaatttcaaagttattattgaaatataagttattttctgtGCCATCAACTAGGGTTTTCTTTATCGgaaaaaaaatgtcaatttggcggtttttgaaactgaaaatgttttagctaattttaaaaaatgttttcaacACTTCGtcgtttttccaaattttaatattttactaaaatcctagttgatggtataggaaataacttatatttcaataatcactttgaaattttatgtttcaggatctgtattagtcccaatcactgcagcagtggggacatgtttttattttcacggtgacagtagatggcgcataaatcgtttaatttaaaatatttttttataaaaattgttttacatgtacttatttttatgtataataaatgctcatgcataCCGtcccgagctgtactatctgattgtcttatcgatttgtttattttcaataaaaacctttattcttcgcaacagtaacaagttttttcaaaataaataaatatttctttgaaATACATGttattccatataagtttggttgtgtgtattcATTTCCCTCGTATCACGACAACCAAGCAACTGATTGTTTCAACGGTAAATATCGATGTATCTGCAAACACCTGCTATACCAGTAAAATATCGGGCGATAAAAATCGACCGTCCAAAATCGATGTGTGTGTATTTAGTGTAACCACACTGGAAGTCTGTTTTAATGATTTACACTCCGTTTAACAATTATTGATAGTACAGTTTTTACGACGCAGGTTATTTTTATTGTATGTTGCATTGTACTAGAAGTCATAAACTTtgaatacagttgagtccgcgaatctttacccgtgcgtcatcatttaaagcatacgaaataagtcgatgataagtcggaaattgaaatttactaaacgcaacagcaagtgacattaagtgacttgctgttgcgtttagtaaatttcaatttccgacttatcatcgacttatatcttgtgctgcctggataactcgggaacccataactgtctcctgctgtatacttcttatcgtttcaagtgaaacagttacacctgtagcttccaaaagctgcctttagAGCTGCATGTGAgcaatggttgggtgtcttccagctgattggacaattcaattaaacgatcgtggagagccgttattactttttggcgactttccttTGGTTTATTTGTTAGCTTTCCTaattcctgttacctagcataggttttggacagaacgctcTGTGTTACTCCTAACTCTgtagctatgtccctctgagaacattacttgctccacaataCCAATAATCTTTTTCCGTTGTAAGACTTATAACCCCACATAAGGCATACTTTTGTTTTTGGACGCAAaaacgaaaacaaaaacaaaatgccgtctgttgaaatgctacatattcacagttctgctctacggaatggaagcgtggacactaactgttgcatctatgaatcggctcgaagctttcgaaatgtggtgttataggcgcatcctACGTATATCCTgagttgaccgaattactaatgtggaaggcctgcgtagaatggggaaaaagtgtgaaattctcataaccatcaaaacaaaaaaattagaatatctaggacatgtaatgagaaatcaagaacgttacggccttctccaactgattctccaagggaaggtaaatggtaaaagaggaccgggaagaagacgcatttcctggcttcaaaatttatgagagtggtataacacgactacctttgaactgttccgcgctgcggtaaataaagtcaagatagccatgatgatcgccaacatccggaacggataggcactttaagaagaaggacgcaaaagttagttttcgttcaatttgcaattcaATCAAATACCCTATGCCCTATACCGtcccgagctgtactatctgattgtcttatcgatttgtttattttcaataaaaacctttattcttcgcaacaataacaagttttttcaaaataaataaatattgctttgaaatacatggtgcttccatataagtttggttgtgtgtattcATTGCCCTCGTATCACGATAACCAAGCAACTGATTGTTTCAACGGTAAATATCGATGTATCTGCAAACACCTGCTATACCAGTAAAATATCGGGCGATAAAAATCGATCTGTGTGTATTTAGCGTAACCACACACTGGAACACTGGAAGTCTGTTTTAATGATTATACTCcgtttaaaaattattgataGTACAGTTTTTACGACGCAGGTTATTTCTATTGTATGTTGCATTGTACTAGAAGTCATAAACTTTGAATACAATACAAATACAATACATACAATACAAATGACCTTCGTCGTAAAAACTGTGCTATCAATAATTTTGAAACGGATTATAgtttattacatttatttcttcTACACTTTTGTTACGTTTTATTCTTGTTTTATATAATATAGTTTCTACATAAATTTGTCTTTATACTAAAATGTGTACATTTGGTTTATATTTTAGGTTGTTCAGGCAATGAGAACAGAATAAAAATGATGAAAATACCTGAACATTCATCTCATGGAGAAGAAGATTTGGGTAGATACATTGAAGAAAGAACATTAAGTAAAAACATGAAAGTTCAAACTGGAAGTAGACCTTACAAGTGTGCAATTTGTTTAACTCCATTTACTGCAATTTTTACCCTGAAATCACATatgatgactcacactggagaaaagccttataagtgtgataCTTGTTTGAAACAGTTTACTGCACAAAATACTCTGAAATCACATTTGGTGATTCACACTGGACataagccttacaagtgtgaaatttgttttaagcagtttgctCAAGCTGGTAATTTGAAATCACATGtgatgactcacactggagaaaagccttacaagtgcgagatttgtCTTAAGCAGTTTACTCAAGCCAGTAATTTGAAATCACACatgatgactcacactggagaaaagccttataagtgtgatatttgtttcAAGAAGTTTACTCATGCAGGTTCTTTGAAATCACACATGATGACTCACaatggagaaaaaccttacaagtgtgatatttgtCTTAAACAGTTTACTCATGCCAGTAATTTGAAGTCACACatgatgactcacactggagaaaTCCCTTACAAGTGTAAGATTTGTCTTAAGCAGTTTACCCATGCCACTAGTTTGAAATTACACATGGtgactcacactggagaaaagccttataagtgtgatatttgttttaagcagtttactcaagCCGTTCATTTGAAAACGCATATGAtgattcacactggagaaaagtcttacaagtgtgatatttgttttaagcagtttactcaagCCAGTTCTTTGAAATCACACATGATGactcacactggtgaaaaaccttacgAGTGCgatatttgttttaagcagtttactcatGCCAGTAGTTTGAAATCACACATGATGAGTCACACTGGAGAAAAGTCTTATaagtgtgacatttgttttaagcagtttactcaagCCGGTCCTTTGAAGTCACACatgatgactcacactggagaaaTCCCTTACAAGTGCGACATTTGTCTTAAGCCATTTACTCAAGTCAGACATTTTAAATCACATATCATGACTCACACTGGAATAAATCTTCACAGATGTGAAATTTGTTCGAAGCAGTTTACTGCGGCCAGTACTTTGAAAAGACActtgagaatacacactggagaaaagccttacaagtgcgaaatttgttttaagcagctTACTCGAGCCGAACATTTGAAATCACACATGATGACTCACACTGGAAAAAGCCTCACAGATGTGAAATTTGTGTGAAACAGTTATATACAAGGAATTTGAGAAGACATGTCACAATTAACTACCCCAGATAACCGAAATACcattgaaaaataatatttcaatcaaccaTGATACTTATCGTTCACCCTAGCCTAGCTCAGATTCACAAgttgtgtgttcgtcttgtcctaatcaaaAATATGAGCAATGAACATCTGgattggaagcaaacaaaacaatatttaactaatcatgtttattcctcaataaagatataaatataataaaatataatttacattcaataacataatatatattcagattcttgccaaaaactaacaattcttggattatacttatggcttttggtattggTTCGATTGTAACtccttgatgtcgaatggtactgctgtttcTGAGAGTGGCTCTGAGGTCCTAAATGTTGCATTTCACCCGGCCTATGGATGTTGGTTGGTGGTTGCAGTATAGATGGTCATTATATGGTCCTCATGGTTGTATCGTCGGCGATGGAGGATGCATGAGGCTCCCGAATGGAGAAAGGTGatttttattcccaaaaactagaagacaAGCCATATATTAGTGACATCAAGAAGTATCTATTGAAACCTTTCCTTGCCCAATAATCGTAAAAGTAGCAAATGGCAAaggaataaaacaaaattaatagcAATGATTACTAGTTAAATTATTAGATTATCACGTCCATGTTACTAGGTAAAAAGATTATCGTAACAAAGCACATGGGTAGAGATTTGGAGGTTAGATACGAAAGAATGATTATAAAAACTATTAATGTagaaatataaattaatatattcgggcctttgtttccactcttagttgtttgtttttccaaattgtgtcgtttattcatccggccgttctactggctttaattatttggccTATTACCTGTGATATTATCGACTCGACTAATATTCTTTTTACTGATGAGTCAAGGTCCTTTGTGGATCCGACAGACACTTTGCACTGTTGGATCCACAAAGTGCAAATCTTGACCTCATCAATAAAAAGAATATCAGCccagtcgttaatatcccaaACGACATATtctggtgcaaaacttaaacgtGTTATACGCTGTGCACTCGTTAAAAGTAGAGAAGTAGCAGCCACTCTGactctgattccaaattcccttaatttgtttaaaaccaAATTGGCACTTTACGAACAGAACATTACGAGCCACGGGCTATCGAAAGCTCATTTtgcagttgtctagctgtaaTATGATGTGTACGTAAAGTCTTCAGATGTGAATAGCGTTCATCTGCTGGGTTCGTGAACGTGGAAAGTCCTGGAACTGGTCTTCTTGTGTATCCTCCACCTTCTTAAAGCACTTAAAATACTGGATTGGTGGATTCCCATAGATATCACTGCGACCGTCCATCTCAAATTAAAGCTACAATTTGGActgcttgttctgacgttatattactcattttttgtaaAAGACCACACTCCCTCATTGAAAACTCTAGCATACATAGTACACAGATCAAATTCTCGAACACAACTgtacaaaataaatattcttctttaaccacgttttgtttattgtttttttttcggcAAAAGCACGCTTCAACTAgaaatgttatgggtttgtagacacctaaaggAAACGATAGACATCCGAGTACATGCTATAAAActttgctaaaaattaaaaaaaaattaagatttttttctgttttaaaaattatgcgatattttttgtaaatagtgTAGTGTCTGCATACATTTGTCTGTATACCAAAATGTGTACATTTGGTTTATATTTTAGGTTGTTCAGGCAATAAGAACAGAATGAAAATGATGAAAACACCAGAACATTCATctcatgaagaagaagatttggcTAGATACATTGAAGAAAgaacattaaataaaaacatgaaagTTCAAACTGGAAGTGGACCTTACAAGTGTGCAATTTGTTTAACACCATTTACTGCAGCATGTACCCTGAAATCACATatgatgactcacactggagaaaagccttaccaGTGCGAAATTTGTCTTAAGCAGTTTACTCAAGCCAGTAGTTTAAAAGCACATTTTTTGAGAATACACAGTGAAGacaagccttacaagtgtgatcTTTGTGTGAAACAGTTTACTGCACCAAGTGCTCTGAAATTACATATGATGACTCACACCGGAGAAAAATctcataaatgtgaaatttgtttgaaacagTTTATTGTAGCTAGGGATCTGAAATCACATATAGTGACTCACacaggagaaaaaccttacaagtgtgatatttgtttgaagcagtttacTGATGCAAGTAATTTGAGAAGACATGCGATAACACACACTGGAGTAAAGccttacaaatgtgaaatttgtttgaaacaaTTTGCTCATGCAACTAATTTGAATATACATTTGACAacccacactggagaaaagccttacaagtgtcaTATTTGTTTTAAACAGGTTAGTCAAGCCAGTAGTTTGAAATCACACATGATGACtcatactggagaaaagccttataagtgtgataTTTGTTCTAAGCAGTTTATTAAAGCCGGTCATTTGAAATCACATATGATGacccacactggagaaaaacctcataaatgtgaaatttgtttgaaacagTTTATTGTAGCTAGGGATCTGAAATCACATATGGTGACTCACacaggagaaaaaccttacaagtgtgatatttgtttgaagcagtttacTGATGCAAGTAATTTGAGAAGACATCTGATAACACACACTGGAGTAAAGccttacaaatgtgaaatttgtttgaaacaaTTTGCTCAGGCAATTAATTTGAATATACATTTGAcaacacacactggagaaaagccttacaagtgtcaTATTTGTTTGAAACAGGTTAGTCAAGCCAGTAGTTTGAAATCACACATGATGACtcatactggagaaaagccttataagtgtgataTTTGTTCTAAGCAGTTTATTAAAACCGGTCATTTGAAATCACATatgatgactcacactggagaaaagccttataggTGTGATATTTGTTTGAAGCACTTTACTCAGGCAAGTAATTTAAAAGCACATTTGAgattacacactggagaaaagccttacaggtgcgaaatctgttttaagcagcTTACTCGAACCGACCATTTGAAATCACACATGAGGACTCACACTGGAAAAATCGTCACAGATGTGACACTTGTGTGAAACAAGGGGAGAAAGGCAATgcttgtttttatttgattcagagttggactaccatctccagctagctatttctgcctctcaggcgtcatcggtggagctatgcagtcacaactctaaatcAAACATCAACAATTCTGCCTtgtttaaggggatgggtacgtattttcggctgcaatgctatttaaatggggattcatttttttcgaatcctgagaaaactaataaatattttttaaaaatttaaacgcagaatgaaagattacgttcttaccgaggaccgaaagtccctgaaaacttctataatgtttattttaataaattacatgggtgaaaaactaagagaatatttattatttttttcaggattcgaaaaaaaaatggacaccatgtctgtggtgatattttccaaatcgaacattcgctatctttgtcatacaacgcactgagtcaaatataatatgaaaaacagacagtgacagtttaaaatatttgacatggcatcgggaatattttgagttgatgattaaataatattgataatttatttgataaataattgatttaagacgtgaacttaataaaaagttatttattgtttattatttatggaagatccaagcagagaatacatcaggatatattctgtgatccaagtatttttttttgttaaatatgttcaaaattgtaagcgttctatagtagcaatatattattaaagtcacttttcctcttttctcgattgagtattagtttttgttgtacatataaattattacaatcactgaatacatagttagtgaaaacattatcacatttattaactgaattaatactttgcaattatacaaataacagttatccaagaacattcaaaagccatctctttaaagttaatgatgacattgtcaagtagaatgacattctagtaatgtttacatacccataccagtgagaattttgcagcacgtaatttgtcgtgtaaagacagaaaaagtagggatagccgtaaaatatttgcgaattatgtaccgatggccttaacggAAATTACCGCGAATGCAATAGGAAATCCTCTAATCAAAACATATGCTTTTTTTCTAATCCACGTTTGCCCTCGATATATCCTTTTGTTGATGATTATATTTTCGAGGAGGAAAGGCAGTTTTTATCTGATTCAGAGTTaaaccaccatctccagatagctatttctgcctctCGGGCGTCatcggtggagctatgcagtcacaactcgtAAACCAATGTTCCATTCCTTCATatttactcagatttttgagtacttGAAACTGCCTTTCGGCTCTTTTCCTAGATATGTGACCATTGTCCTTTCTGCTTTCTTttatattcgtcgtctccgtgcttataaattgttaaagccggagattcaggatgaaaccagaaagcagtttcttttgacgaagaatcttagatttaaaatattgtttattatttttattttaattgttttgttgcagtaaactttgtatctgagacttttcgtcttcctcgtttttATTTGTGCGAAACAGTTCATTGATGCAACAAGTTTGAGAACACACACTGGGAGTAgggaaaagccttacaagtgtgatatTTCTGTTAACCAATTTACGTAAATTTGAAATCACTTTTGAAAAGGGTTGACTGccacaaaagaatatttaaaaaagtcTATGGTGCCAAGTTGAAAAAAGTGCATCTGACAACCAATTGAAATACTTCgattatagggcttttcattcacagtcatttgtttggagCGTCTGTCATGTGTcgcataatattaatatatttatctACGTCATAGGTTATGgaccttagaatataaaataaactagGAAGGAGTACAATGCGAAATGACTTCTCGCCAGGAAGGACGTTGCAAATGGCGATCAGCTGTCAGATTTGCTTTCTATCTCCAGTGACGTACCTTTGAAAGAGGGAAGAAAAGAAATTCTTAACGAGTTTATTACATCTTTGATGTTAAACAAACAGCTATAGATCAAGAGAAaagacgtattaatataatattttgttgaaaagtcagttaaataacattttattatactAACAACTTTAGTTTAATTAATTGCATATACACGAGCTTCACCAGATGATACGCCTA contains:
- the LOC126886304 gene encoding zinc finger protein 235-like, producing the protein MMKTPEHSSHEEEDLARYIEERTLNKNMKVQTGSGPYKCAICLTPFTAACTLKSHMMTHTGEKPYQCEICLKQFTQASSLKAHFLRIHSEDKPYKCDLCVKQFTAPSALKLHMMTHTGEKSHKCEICLKQFIVARDLKSHIVTHTGEKPYKCDICLKQFTDASNLRRHAITHTGVKPYKCEICLKQFAHATNLNIHLTTHTGEKPYKCHICFKQVSQASSLKSHMMTHTGEKPYKCDICSKQFIKAGHLKSHMMTHTGEKPHKCEICLKQFIVARDLKSHMVTHTGEKPYKCDICLKQFTDASNLRRHLITHTGVKPYKCEICLKQFAQAINLNIHLTTHTGEKPYKCHICLKQVSQASSLKSHMMTHTGEKPYKCDICSKQFIKTGHLKSHMMTHTGEKPYRCDICLKHFTQQLTRTDHLKSHMRTHTGKIVTDVTLV